The DNA window AGACTAGATGAGCAGCCGCAGATACAGGGCAGAAGAATGAGGAGGAAAATAGGAGAAGAGGAGTAACAGGCAGGGGAGGACTGAGAGGAGGGAACAGCAGAGCACGGAAGtgcagaagaagagaaataacagtgcagaggaaagagagaaaagcatggaagaaaaaataaagtagaggagaggaagacagcagagagaagttagaaaagacagaagagagaagggagggaagaggtATCAGGGGAGTGATTGCAAAGggtgaaaggaagagaaatgaaaaatataagaGTTCAAACATAGAAGAGCAGACCATGCAAGGAGCACGAAGGCGCACAGAGAGAgcaagagagcagagagagagaaggtgagagaagaagaaaaaggaattagaattatttttaaccTCTATTAAAGCTGGATTCTTTTCAGGACACATGgttgttgctgttctgtttctttgtttggttttgttttttgttttgtttttgttttgttttgtttttgcattgtTTGTATTCTTTTAAACTGTTTAAGAACCAAGAACATTCAGGAACATTTTCAGAACATTGTTTGTAATGACTCCTTAATCTCAGCTGCTCCAAAATACCCAACTGGTGTCAAGTGGGGGTCACCTCCTTCAAGGAACTCTGCAAATCCAGCTTTGTGTGTCTAACTTGGAAAAACTTACCTTcacaaaggagcagagagatttGCCATACTTGGCCAAGAATCCTCTTCTGCCATCCAGCACATCCATTTCCGAGCAGGACACCATCACTCCAATCAGCGCGTCGTTGACTGTACCTACACCCTAAAGAGCAAAACAGCCATGTACAGCTGACTACAAAAACTTTGGAGCAATCACTGACAGACACAAAGCTTGCAGACACCCACCATCAAGGACATGCTGTGAGCTGATGTCCCTGGGCCCTGcgcacagcagcattttcttcagtatttaatttcagttctttAATGCCCCCTgacagcaaacctctgctgccaaagcatcCTTTGGCCAAGGAAACTGTACCATAAAGCACAACACTTTCTCATCTGACTGTAtctgcaaaacaggaaaaaaaaaagaaaaaaaaaaaaaaagacaaaccatGTCTTTCTCCTAAGTACCACCATTTCTACACAGACTCCTATTGCTCCACAGATACCAACCGCCATTGTCAACCTGACCAAAGCATGAGGGGCCAGGTCCAGGCAGCCCACACGGGCCAAAGCCAGAGGGACCCCCTTAGGGCCAGCCCACAAACTCTGAAGTGCAACCCTTAACACAAAAAGGCAACTATAGACAAAGGCAAGAGCAGACACAGCTTTAAGTTAGCCAAGAAACACAAAGGACTCAATCTAGTAAATAACCACAGAACTGCTTACCCCTTTCTGAGGAACAGGGCACACAAAACATCACACAGGAGCTCCTCCCCTGGgagcagccagcccttaaatgacgttagggaggggtggaaccaggctgtACCCCTTGGTCATGCAAGTGAATTGCTTTCAACTGCTCCCCACAGCAGAACAAGGTTTATTGAATATTAAAGCCTGTGAAGTAAAAAAAGAGTGCTTCCATGactttttctcatttgtgttATCTGACTGTTGTTTCTACCAGATGCACTTCCAGTATCTTGCAAATGACGGCTGGAAGCAGGTACAGACAGCAGGCATGGTacctgcaacctccaggtgagtggCAGCAGCCAAGGAGGCCTTTGCGCTCTGCAGGGTCTGTGTGTGGAGCATTAcgcacaggaacagctgagcATAAAGATGATGGCAGAGCTACAGAGTAACCATCACAAAGAGGCACAGTGGCTCAGCTCATTTCCCACGCAGGATATAAGAGCCGTGAGGAAAATGCAGACgtcttctgctttcctctcctgccCCACGTCTTCTGCCCCTGTCAGAGGAGAGGAACAGCCACACTTCCACAAAGACATTCCTCACAGCCACACacccctcaggttggagcactcccagctgcagaacagaaaaaacagtTCTTGCCACATACCATTTGCCAACTGTCATCTTCCTCTGCATATGAATCGTAGTCATTATTTGAGAAAACACAATCCTGTTGGTGAACTTTGCTCATTATGCACTCACTGTAAAACCAAAAACAGCTCCATCCCAAAAGTTATCCACTTCCATAGTGCTACTACTACCACATTTAGCACGCACACCGCAGTTTTCTGCCTCGGCTTTTACAAGCAAAACGAGAAAATTCCACACCACAAAGGTATGCAATGATGAGAGTCACTCAAACTCCGTCTGAAGGGTGAAAAGTAGCATAAAAACAGCTGAAGACAGGGAGGAAGATGAGAGAAGATACCACTGCAGAGAAGTCAGGAGAACACCACTGCCTTCTGGGATCAGGCAGCCAGCGGAACCTCTCTTCCCCCAACAGAGACGCCTGTAGGCTGAGGGGCACACACTCAGTtatgctcagtgctgccccgAAAAACTCAGACAGCTCTATAGAGCTGTTCTCTAACTCAGCACGCCTATGCTCAGGCTGTGCTACTCACAGTTCTTTGCacgtgctttgcagacagtgCGTTTATGGGCAGTGCAAAGGATTGGTGCATCCATTGCTTCAACAAACTGCAGCATTCCctaatggagctgtgggtgttcgGACTGAGCGTTGAGAGTGGAATAACGAGGAGGTGGCGTAGCAGCTCACTGAGTGCTGTTGAACAAATCAGGCCATGCACTCTTTGTGAATCCATAACTCCAATGGTTTATTGATGGACTGCAACCAGACTCAGAGTGCCAGGTTGGGCTGCTGCCACGAAGACGCTACCTTCTGATGCTTCTCCACTTAGTCCTTCAGTTGCAGTTTCTCCATCATCTTCACAAggctgttcattgcagagggctggaaagaaacaaagcaagtgtAAAAATGGGACACTACTTCCCTCAGCATTTTACAATCCTCTTCATGTCTGACAGACGGAGGCCCTGAGAACAAGAGCAAGTCTGTGTTCACCAAGGACTCACCTCTgcatgtgcagcagcagctctcagagcagcCTTCTGCATTTCCGCTCTCCTCTCTTTTTGCTGTCATCCTCTTGCTATAGAGCAAGAAAAGAGATAAATTCATTTTGTCAACAGCAAAACTGTGGAAACATGGGTACCATGAAAACAGGCTAGGAAGCCTGTCAGGGAGGGGTGTTTCCAGTGGGACATGCAAAAGACCATCATGGAGTTAATGGGAAAAGATGGGGTTACACATTCTGGCACGTCCTTGCCTTTGGACTTGGTAGCCTTCAACTCTTTTCCCCTCTCCgtagagaggaggaaaaagcaaagcaaaccctAAGCAAACTCCATGTGCTCCCTTACTCCATGTGTAAGAGAAGCACCTCACCAGGGCAGCTACAGCATCTTCTTACCTCTTAGCTTCGAGGTCTGGAACTGTTCAGTTGGCGCTGGGGTAGGTCCAGGGTGTGCTGTGGGAGCTGGCACACCGCCTCTGCTCTGATATGGGCTCTGAACCTTTGCCCCATTGCGCTCCATCTTCACTTGTTTCTTGTCtggccacagctctgctttttgcccctCTTCGTCCACTCCCTTACGCTTTCTTGCAACAATGGTCTTGGAGAAGGAGTGGTTGTCAACTGCAGAGGAAGGTCTTCCACCTGTGCTGCGACTTTCTGCTCCAGGAAGCCCTCCAGCCTGGACATGAGCTTTCACATAGATCTCGCCATTTGGCTCAGCACCTTTCCCTGTTAGAATCAAGACGGGAAGCAACAAGATTTAATGAGAGTCCAACACTACATTCAGTCAGCAAAATGGACCACAATACTAGGAAATCTAATCTCAAGTGTTCACAGCATTGGATCTCAGGATCTTGGGTGAACTGTGGGCTCACATTTCCAATTGGGACAGGAAAGGTAACGGTAGATCCCAGAGATTAAGGCCTAAATCAACACACAACAACAGTCCCAGGAAAGAGCAGACAGAAAGCCTAACTAGAAAGACAGTGGACCAAACCCACATGCCTGCTATATGGCTGTACCTCTCTTCAGTGCCATGCCACACTCCATgctcctccccttcctttctGCAAGGCCGCGCTTCACTGCAAGGCGGTTTGCATCAGCTtctgacagaaaggaaataagaaagacataaagagcatctctgtggaggaagatTTTAGCACAACCAACCACAAACTTCTGGTCTTCAAGCGTAGTTTCTTCaatttgcctttctgctgctacaACTTTGTGCCATTTCTGCAATCAGAACAGATCGGCAGtgtcctttcttctctcctccatcACGCACACCCCTTCACATAGCCCTGTATAGAGGCAGGTACCCACACCACAGCTCACAAGAGCTTCTTACCTGGCTTTCCATTTCCCCCCATGCCCAGCACCATTCCATGGGTGCGTAGGCTCTGTCCCTACAACAACAGATCGTGTGTTGATTTCACAGACACCAGGAGAAGTATTGTCCTGTTAGCCCATGTctacccccaaaaaaccaaaagacaCTGTTCTACAGCCAAAACAGAAACTGATGTTTAAACTGCAGTGCACTTACACAAAGCACTACTGGTCTCATTCCTGCTCCGATGGCAGCAAAGGACCTCCCGGTCtgcctgacagctctgcattctGCAGGGCAAAGAGGCATCAGCAAACAAAATGCTATCAGCTGCAAAAGTTGAGACATGGATTTTTTGTCCCTAAAAGGAATTCACTCAGCTCTAAGCACCGCCACTTATACACAGACTCGTAtcactctgctgccatcagctgcCGCTGTCGGACGCTCTAATGCTTCCAGTGGCCTATTGGACACCCCCTACAGCACTGCACCCGCTCAGAAGTaatactcaaaattcattcTTCCATACTTCATGACAGAGGACTGAAGAAACTCACTTTTGCATGGTGCTAAGGATGGTCCATCCCCATCACATCCCTTTGTGTGCTGAAAGGCACAGCTGGCattctggcagcctgctggctgctgctccctaACACAGGGAACCACACTGCActtcttctgaagaaagaaagaaaggaaggttcCTGGAAACGGGCTCCCAACATTTGTAAAGAGATGCAGCATTCCAGATCGTGCCAGAGACAGGATATCAGAGTGCCGAGACATTATTTATCACTAAAGGAAATATTTGGGAGCATATTTTTCACAGCATCTGCACAAGCTGCAATTTCTGGGCATATTCAGCTTTCTTACCACTCAGGTGGAGAAGACAGGCACTTTCAGACATCAGTTCAGGGGATTAAACCAACACACCTGCAAAAGACCAGGATTATGCCAAGGGAAACAGTGTCTTCAGATGCCACAGTTCAATCCACACAAAATTATCATGCAGAGCCTTGGCTCTTAATTACCGTTTCTTCCCCACCCTTCTGCAAGCAGCTAGAACAAACTTCTCTGGAGAAACACAGGGCAGCCAGGGACGTGGCAAACCATAACCAGGTGCAGCTGGCAGGAGGGCAGTGCCCGCTCTTTGCTCCCACCCTGCCCCAGCAGATTAAGGAGCCTGACAATGCTGTCCTGTACATGCAGAACCCAACCGGTCACTGAAGTAACAAAGGACCAGTAGGGTTCCCCCtgctcccccccttcccttAAGAAcgagagaaaggaagaaaacccaAGCTAAAGAAACCCAGCTGTACCTTTCCGCATGCAAAGCAGGAAAGGGAACTGCGTCTGTCTCCTTGCTGAGACATGGTGGGGAATGTCTCAGAGGAAGCTCAAGTTCATGGGGTCCTCTCCACAGGGACTGCCCCCGCTGTTGGAAAGAACTGGCTTCACTCTTTCTTCAACTGCCTCAATCCCTGAAATCTCCTTTTGGAAAGGAaccctaaagaaaaaaaatcgaCAAAGTAAAAAATAGTGAGGAAGAAGCATTTTCCCAGCTTTCTTCTGTTATGCAGTTTAGACTCTTAGCAGGGCAATGTCTCGAAACCAACTGGTTACAGGAACCATTCCCAGAATGCATCCAGCTTCTTTACAGCTGCCATGATTTCTGAGTgttcttctccatctcctcaaTAGTTATACATCTTGAAGCAAATGGCTGGTGTTGCTGTCATGAAGAAAACTCCCTTTGTCTCACCACCAGCCAGGATGAGGGCTGACGCAGCGTGCCCACCCCAGCCTAGCTTTTCTGCTGAGACACCTCCCAGCAACCacccagcaccaaacccagctcACCTGTTCAGCCTGGTTAGCCTaagctgtgcccagctcacACACATGCCGCAGTAGTGCTTCTGATGGGCACTCACAAGGCGATCTTTCTCAAGGAAAGCTCACAGCTCAGTCTCTGTGTGCAGCATGCTCACCAGAGCATCAGCTCTactcaccagctgtggcacaaacgTTCCCACCCCAGCAATGGTTGTGAACTCAGCATGCACTTGCATCACTTCTGTGCATTCATCATAGGCAAAGGGTGTGGTCACCTCCTAGATCCAAATTTTAAGAAACCAACAGTagggtcacccaatggggttacttgaaataaaataacaaagaaattaaGATCATTCTCACGCAGCCAGCTCTCGCTCAGGCACCGCAGGATCAGACCAAGGAGACATTG is part of the Gallus gallus isolate bGalGal1 chromosome 18, bGalGal1.mat.broiler.GRCg7b, whole genome shotgun sequence genome and encodes:
- the LOC124417289 gene encoding zinc finger CCCH domain-containing protein 11A-like, coding for MQSCQADREVLCCHRSRNETSSALSDANRLAVKRGLAERKGRSMECGMALKRGKGAEPNGEIYVKAHVQAGGLPGAESRSTGGRPSSAVDNHSFSKTIVARKRKGVDEEGQKAELWPDKKQVKMERNGAKVQSPYQSRGGVPAPTAHPGPTPAPTEQFQTSKLRARG